The genomic DNA GGAGACCCGTCCTGGCCCGAACTCGGTGATGTCGGCGCAGGTCTGCGCGTACGCGGCCAGGCCCGCGGTGGACGAGGCCCACACGGTGGCGGTGCTGCCGCCTGCTCCCGGCGCCCCGGGTGTGCGGGGGGACGCGGCTGCCATCGCGTCGGTGGCGGCGGCGAGCGCGTGCTCGTGCTCCGGGGCCTCGTTCGCGAAGCGGCGGAGGGCGGACGGGGCGAGCAGACCGGACAGACCTGACGCTCCCGGAAGTCGGACGCCGAGCCCGGCTACCGCTACCGCGCTCGGCCGTGCGGGGGCACGCAGGACCGTGCGTACGGTCTCAGGCATCGTCGCCCCCGGCTGCGCCGAGCAGGAGCGCTGACACCCCGCCGCCCAGCCCGAAGGCGAGGCTGAGCACGGTGGCGACCGGGGCTTCGCGGCCCCGCGGCGGCACCAGGTCCAGGCCGGCGCAGGCCGGGTCGGGCCGGCGGAGGGTGGCGTTGCCCGGGAGGTGTTCTGCGGCCAGTGCGAGCACCGCGACCACTGCTTCGAGTACTCCCGCCGCGCCCTGGGTGTGGCCGAGCATGCCCTTGAGCGAGGACACGGCCGGCCTGCGCCGCCCGGGTCCGCCGAGGGCGGAGACGATCGCCCGCGCCTCGACGCCGTCGCTCGCGGGGGTGCCGGTGCCGTGCGCGCACACCCAGTCGATCTCCTCGGGCGCACGGTCCGCGTCCCGCAGACAGGTGCCGATCGCCTCGACGAGGGCGTCGCCGGTCGGCCGCGGCCGGGTGAGGTGGTACGCGTCGGCCGCAGCACCGTGTGCCAGCAGAACGGCCAGCGGAAGTCCGCCGCGTGCGGCGCAGTGCTCGGCGCTCTCCAGGATCACGACGGCGGCGCCCTCGGCGGGCTGCATGCCGAGCCGGTCGCCGTCGAAAGGGCGGGCGACGTCGGGGGCGAGCGCCCGCAGCGTGGTGAACATGGCGAACACCTCCTGGGAGAGCTCCTCGGCCCCGCCGCAGATCGCGACGTCCACCTCTCCCTCGGAGATCGCGGCGGCCCCGCATGCCACGGCGTCGCCGCCGACGGAGCAGCCGGAGGCCAGCAACACCACGGGCCCGTCGACCGGTACGACCTCGGGCACCAGGTCGAGCAGCCGTTCCGGCTCGGCCCAGTCGGTGCCCTCGGCCGTCAGTCCGGCGGAGGTGATGCCGTGGTCCAGGACCGGCCTGGTGCCCATGACCGTCCCGGCGAAGACGCCGGTACGGGCGCGGCTCCCGGTGCGGGTGAGCCCCGCGCCGTGTGCCGCTTCCGCCGCGGCGGCAGCCAGGCAGCGGGCGGCGAGCGAGCGGTGCGGCGGCACGAGGGAGTCGAGCCGTGACAGCGCGGACCGGGGGATCTCCCCGGCGCGGTGCGAGGGGTGGCGGGAGGTGTCGAAGCGGGTGACGGGCCCCGTGGTCACCCGGCCTTCGCGTACGGCGTCCCACAGCGCCCGGTGACCGAGTCCGGCCGGCGACACCGCGCCGACCCCCGTCACCACGATGCCGGCGCGCCCCGGTGGGCACTCGACGGCAGTCGCCATCAGACCACCTTTCCCTTGTCGCGCAGCAGCGCCAGCACGGCCGACGCCGACGTCATTTCGCCCGCCTCGTCGGGACTGACCGAGATCTCGAATTCCCGCTCCACCCGCACGGCGATCTCGACCTTCTCCAGGGAGTCCGCCGCCAGGTCGTCGTAGAAACTCGCTTCCGGTTCCACGCTTTCGATGTCGATCTCCAGGATTTCCGCGACGATGCCGCGCACCCGGTCGAGAGCGGCAATGCTCTGCACATCGGACATGACCGTCCCTCAATTCCAGTTCGCAGCAGCGGAAATTGCTTGTTCCGCGTTCAACCGGGGATCGCACAGCGTGGTGGAGCGGCCGTCGCAGCTGGTGAGCTCCGATGCGGCGGCGATGCATTCGCCAACCGTGTCCGGGGTGGTCTCCAGATGAAGTCCGCCCGGAATCGCGCCGACTTCACGCAGGGCCGCCTGGAATTCGACGATCTCCTGCGTGACGGAGCTCAGCAGCCGCGTCTTGCGGCCGCTGGTGGCCCGTACGGTGTTGCCGTGCATCGGGTCGCACAGCCAGACCACCGGGTGCCCTGCCTCTCGCACCCGGGCAGCCAGTGCGGGCAGACGACGGGCCGCTTCTCCGGCTCCCATCCGCGAGATGAGCGTCAGCCGCCCAGGCCTGCGCGCCGGGTCCAGGAGCGCGCACAGCCGCAGGAGTTCCTCCTCCGTCATGCTGGGACCGACCTTGCAGGCGACCGGATTGGAGACCGCGGCCAGCATGCGGACGTGCGAACCGTCGAGCTGGCGGGTGCGGTCGCCGATCCACGGCCAATGTGTGGACGTCAGCAGCATGTCGCCCTCGGAGCCACGGCGCAGCTGCGGCAGCTCGTAGTCCATGAGCAGTGCCTCGTGGCTGGTCCACACCGGAACCCTGGTGATCTCCTGCTGCTTGCGCAGGTAGGTCATGGCGGTGGTCGCGGCCTCGTGACAGGCGAGCATGCGCAGCGGATCGGGCCTGCGGTCCTCCTCGGTCTCCTTCGGGCCGTTGACCAGATGCCCGCGGAAGACCGGCAGTTCCACGCCGTCGACGACCTCCGTCGGGCCGGACCGGGGCTTGGCGAACTGGCCGGCGAAGCGGCCCACCCGCAACACGGGCAGTCCGGAACCGATCTGCATCACTCCGGCAAGAGCGTCCAGCAGGCCGGTCTTCCTGCCCAGGTGGGCGGGCGTGCACTCGGCCGGGTCCTCGGCGCAGTCGCCGGCCTGGACGACCTGCCGGCGGCCGGCCGCGACGTCGGCCAGGGCCGAGCGCAGCGAGTGGATCTCGTCGGCGTCCACGAGTTCCGGCAGACAGGCGATGTCCCTCCTGATGCCGGTGACGAGCCAGTCGTCGTTCCAGGCGGGCTGCTGACGGGACGGCAGCAGCCGCCAGGACCGCATCTCGTCCTCGGTGAGGGCGGAATGGGATTCGGTGAGTCCGGCCCAGTTGATGGCGACGTTCATAAAGGTTCGATCCTCGTATCCCCTGTCGGCTGCCTTGGAATAGGCGCAAGTGAATGAGGCGCAAGCGTGAATCGCGAAGGTCCGGCTGATTGCAGCCGAACGACGGCGTACCGACCGGGCGCCGCGATCGAATGTCCGGCGTGAACGGCCGAGTTCGGTGCGCCCGGCCGATTTCGACTGTAGCCGTGCGGAAGCCCCTGAGGACTACCCGTGTGGGTAGCCGAGTGCGGTTGACAACCTACTCGTCGACCGCAGACCGCAGCGCATGTGAGTAGTGGCCCGCACACCCACCCGGCTGCCAGGCTGATCGGAACGCAGGAGATGCCAGGAAAAGAAAAGCAGGACAAGAGGTGGCAGTCATGACCTGTACCGTGCGAGTTTCTGGGGAGTTCTCGTGAGTGAGATGAATTCGGCACGTCTGCAGTCCCTGTTGAGTCCCGACGCGCCGCCGTTCGCCCTGCTCCACCGACCGCATTCTGCGGGCCACGACGACGTCGAGATCCTGCTCGGGGACGTCACGGAGGTTCCGGGTCTGGGCGACCTGCCGCTGCCCTCGGGCGCGCCGTCGCACAGCGCAGAAGGCCGCCACGATCTGGTGGTGCTGGTTCCGTACCGTCAGATAGCCGAGCGCGGTTACGCGCACCAGGACGACGGCACTCCGCTGCTCGCCATGAAGGTGGACGAGCAGACCAGGCTGAGCGTCGAGGAGACGCTGGCCACCGTCCCCGACCGGCCCTTCGAGCTGGCCGACGCCGGCTTCGAGACCGACGACGCCGAGTACGGGACCATCGTCCGCAAGATCATGAACGAGGAGATCGGGCGCGGCGAGGGCGCCAATTTCGTGATCAAACGCTCCTTCGTCGCCACGGTCCAGGGGTCGCCCACCGATGCCGCGTTGACGGTGTTCCGTCGCCTGCTGGCCGGTGAGGCCGGTGCGTACTGGACCTTCCTCGTCCACACCGGCACGCGCACCCTGGTGGGCGCCACCCCCGAGCGGCATGTCGCGCTGAACGACGGCACCGTCACCATGACCCCGATCAGCGGCACCTACCGCTACCCCGCCGCCGGCCCCACCGTCCCCGGGACGCTCCGCTTCCTCGCGGACCCCAAGGAGACCGACGAGCTGTACATGGTCGTCGACGAGGAACTGAAGATGATGGCGCGCATCTGCGAACCCGGGGTCCGGGCGGAGGGGCCGTACCTGCGGGAGATGACGCGACTGGCCCACACCGAGTACCACCTCAGCGGGCGCACCACCCTGGAGGTGGGCGAGATCCTGCGCGAGACGATGTTCGTGCCCACCGTCACGGGCAGCCCGCTGGAGAACGCCTGTCGGGTCATCAACCGGTACGAGACCGAGGGCCGCGCCTACTACAGCGGGGTGCTCGCCGTGATCGGCCGGGACGAGACCGGCACCAGGCGGATGGATTCCGCGGTACTCATCCGCAGCGCCGACATCGACGCGCGCTCCCGCCTGCGGATCGGCGTGGGCGCGACACTGGTGCGCCACTCCGACCCCGGCTCCGAGGTCGCCGAGACCCGCGCAAAGGCGGCGGCGGTGCTCCAGGCCTTGCACGGTGGCGTCCAGCAGGCATCGGCGGAAGGCCCCGCGCTCGCGGCGGACCCCGAAGTCCTCAGCTCACTGGCGGACCGCAACCGGACCCTCGCCCGGTTCTGGCTGGAACCGTTCGACGAGGAGGCGCACCGCGGCCACCGGGAGGTGCTGGCCGGACGGCGAGTGCTGCTGATCGACGGCGAGGACACCTTCACCGCGATGCTCGCCCACCAACTCCACGCCCTGGGCCTGCGCGTCACCGTCCGGCGCTTCGACGAGCCGTACGAACCGGCCGACCACCACCTCGTGATCGTGGGCCCCGGTCCCGGCGACCCGCGCGAGCAGAACCACCCGAAGATCGCCGTCCTGCGCCGCACCGTCCGCGAACTCCTGGCCGCACGGCGGCCGTTCCTGGCGGTCTGCCTCGGACACCAGGTGCTCTGCGCGGAACTCGGGCTCGATCTGATCCGCAAGAACCCGCCCAACCAGGGCGTCCGGCGCCGGATCGACCTGTTCGGCCGCCCGGCCGGGCTCGGCTTCTACAACACCTACGCGGCCCTCTCCCCCACCGATCGCTTCACCGCCCCCCAGGTCCCCGAGGGCATCGATGTCAGCCGGGACCCGCACAGCGGCGAGGTCCACGCGCTGCGCGGCGAACGGCTGCGATCGACGCAGTTCCACCCGGAGTCGCTCCTGTCCGAGGACGGACTGCGCATCCTCGCCGACGACCTGTCGGCGCTGCTGCCCGCCCCCGTCCGCGCGACGGGCTGACCGGAGAACGGGTCGCTGCCCGGCACGACTCCCGTCCCCCGCCGCGATCCCGGCACGCGGTCCCACACCTGCCGAGGCCCTCGTCTCCACCACGGATCCACAGCGCGGGCGGACGCGTCCCCCGCCACCGTGACGGGCGCCCGGCACCGATCCCGCCACGCCGCGATCCCGCCACGCACCTCAGCTCCGTCGCGTCCCGCGAAGCGGTCCCGCTCGCCGGTTCCCCCGCAGACCTCACCCGAAAGCGCACTTGATGCCACTCACCCACAGGCGCCCGGCCACGGACGAGCCCGGCGGCCGCGGTCTCGTCCTCGCGCTGGGCCTCTCGGCCATGATCGTGTCGATGATGCAGACCCTGGTCGTCCCGATCCTGACGGTGGTCCAGAAAGACCTGTCGCTGTCCTCCTCGAGTACGAGCTGGCTGGCCACCTCGACACTGTTGTCCGCCGCTGTGTTCACCCCGCTGCTCGGTCGCCTGGGCGACATGCGCGGGAAGCGACCCGTACTCCTGTGCGTGCTGGGGGTGACCGTCGTCGGATCCGCGCTGGCGGCCACCACCAGTTCGCTGCCGCTGCTGCTCGTCGCCCGCGCGATGCAGGGAGCTTCGACGGCGATCTTCCCGCTCGCGCTGTCGGTACTGCGCGACGAGCTGCCCGCACGGCGGCTGGCGGGGGCGATGGGGCTCGTCAGCGGGACGCTGGCGTTCGGCAGCGGTCTCGCCCTGGTCGGCGCGGGGCTGCTCACCCAGGGACCGCACCCGGACTACCACCGGGTGTTCTGGCTGGCGACCGTACTGTCCCTGGTCGCACTGATCACCGTGGCGATCGCCGTCCCGCCGTCGCCCTCCTCCACCGGCGGCCGTACGGACTGGCTGGGAGTGACGACACTCGCCGGCGCGCTGGTCCTGCTCCTGCTGCCCATCTCGCAAGGCGGTACATGGGGTTGGACCTCGGCGCGCTCCTTGGGGCTGCTGGGGGGCGCGGCGGTGCTGACCGCCTTGTGGGTCCTCGTCGAACGCCGGGTACGCCAACCTCTGGTGGACATGCGCATGTTCGTCCTGCGGCCGGTGGTCTTCACCAACCTCGCCGGGGTGCTGCTGGGGTTCGGCATGTTCACCCAGTTCATCGGCATCTCGTACCTGGTGCAGACGCCCCACCGGATCGCGGGGTACGGCTTCTCGGCCTCGGTGCTGGACGCCGCCGTGGTCTATCTGCTGCCCGGCACCGTCGCGTCGTTGATCGCCGCGCAGTTCGGCGGTGTGCTGGTCCGGCGGATCGGCGCCCGCGTCACCCTGGCCGCCGGAGCCGGGTCGGGCGTCCTGGGCTTCGGCTGGCTGGCCGTCAGCCACGGCGGTCCCGGGGGCGTCGTGGCAGCGGGGCTGCTCACCGGCATCGCGGTCAGCTTCGGCTTCGCGACCCTGCCCGCGTTCATCGTGGCGGGCGTTCCCGTCCATCAGAGCGGCATCGCGAACGGCATCAACTCGATCGCCCGGTCCCTGGGCAGTTCGCTGGGCAGCGCCGTGATCACCGCGCTGCTGAGCGCCCGCCTGCTGACCGGACTTCCCCCCGGTACGCCCGCGGTGCCCGCCGAGGGCCAGTACACGCTCTCCTTCGCTCTCGGCGCCGCCGCCTTCGCACTGGTCGCCCTCATCGCTCTCACCGGTCTGCGGATCGAGGCCGTCCCGCACCAGAAGGTCGTACGACCCGCAGCGGCGGGCGACCGGGTGGCGTGACGCACTCCATGTTCCCGGAATGGTTGTACGACATAAGGCGACTCTTTGGCAGAGAATCCATCACGTCTCCCTCACGCTTCCCGCTCCGGCATTCGCCCCGGCCGAACAGCCGTCCGACCGACATAGCCTGAGGCGGTCTCTCACGGCACCTGCGTCACCTGACGCCTCAGTGGTGACCCCATGTCGGGGTAGGCCACCCGCCGCAGACGA from Streptomyces sp. NBC_01707 includes the following:
- a CDS encoding beta-ketoacyl synthase N-terminal-like domain-containing protein, producing MVTGVGAVSPAGLGHRALWDAVREGRVTTGPVTRFDTSRHPSHRAGEIPRSALSRLDSLVPPHRSLAARCLAAAAAEAAHGAGLTRTGSRARTGVFAGTVMGTRPVLDHGITSAGLTAEGTDWAEPERLLDLVPEVVPVDGPVVLLASGCSVGGDAVACGAAAISEGEVDVAICGGAEELSQEVFAMFTTLRALAPDVARPFDGDRLGMQPAEGAAVVILESAEHCAARGGLPLAVLLAHGAAADAYHLTRPRPTGDALVEAIGTCLRDADRAPEEIDWVCAHGTGTPASDGVEARAIVSALGGPGRRRPAVSSLKGMLGHTQGAAGVLEAVVAVLALAAEHLPGNATLRRPDPACAGLDLVPPRGREAPVATVLSLAFGLGGGVSALLLGAAGGDDA
- a CDS encoding 3-deoxy-7-phosphoheptulonate synthase — protein: MNVAINWAGLTESHSALTEDEMRSWRLLPSRQQPAWNDDWLVTGIRRDIACLPELVDADEIHSLRSALADVAAGRRQVVQAGDCAEDPAECTPAHLGRKTGLLDALAGVMQIGSGLPVLRVGRFAGQFAKPRSGPTEVVDGVELPVFRGHLVNGPKETEEDRRPDPLRMLACHEAATTAMTYLRKQQEITRVPVWTSHEALLMDYELPQLRRGSEGDMLLTSTHWPWIGDRTRQLDGSHVRMLAAVSNPVACKVGPSMTEEELLRLCALLDPARRPGRLTLISRMGAGEAARRLPALAARVREAGHPVVWLCDPMHGNTVRATSGRKTRLLSSVTQEIVEFQAALREVGAIPGGLHLETTPDTVGECIAAASELTSCDGRSTTLCDPRLNAEQAISAAANWN
- a CDS encoding anthranilate synthase family protein, coding for MNSARLQSLLSPDAPPFALLHRPHSAGHDDVEILLGDVTEVPGLGDLPLPSGAPSHSAEGRHDLVVLVPYRQIAERGYAHQDDGTPLLAMKVDEQTRLSVEETLATVPDRPFELADAGFETDDAEYGTIVRKIMNEEIGRGEGANFVIKRSFVATVQGSPTDAALTVFRRLLAGEAGAYWTFLVHTGTRTLVGATPERHVALNDGTVTMTPISGTYRYPAAGPTVPGTLRFLADPKETDELYMVVDEELKMMARICEPGVRAEGPYLREMTRLAHTEYHLSGRTTLEVGEILRETMFVPTVTGSPLENACRVINRYETEGRAYYSGVLAVIGRDETGTRRMDSAVLIRSADIDARSRLRIGVGATLVRHSDPGSEVAETRAKAAAVLQALHGGVQQASAEGPALAADPEVLSSLADRNRTLARFWLEPFDEEAHRGHREVLAGRRVLLIDGEDTFTAMLAHQLHALGLRVTVRRFDEPYEPADHHLVIVGPGPGDPREQNHPKIAVLRRTVRELLAARRPFLAVCLGHQVLCAELGLDLIRKNPPNQGVRRRIDLFGRPAGLGFYNTYAALSPTDRFTAPQVPEGIDVSRDPHSGEVHALRGERLRSTQFHPESLLSEDGLRILADDLSALLPAPVRATG
- a CDS encoding MFS transporter, translating into MPLTHRRPATDEPGGRGLVLALGLSAMIVSMMQTLVVPILTVVQKDLSLSSSSTSWLATSTLLSAAVFTPLLGRLGDMRGKRPVLLCVLGVTVVGSALAATTSSLPLLLVARAMQGASTAIFPLALSVLRDELPARRLAGAMGLVSGTLAFGSGLALVGAGLLTQGPHPDYHRVFWLATVLSLVALITVAIAVPPSPSSTGGRTDWLGVTTLAGALVLLLLPISQGGTWGWTSARSLGLLGGAAVLTALWVLVERRVRQPLVDMRMFVLRPVVFTNLAGVLLGFGMFTQFIGISYLVQTPHRIAGYGFSASVLDAAVVYLLPGTVASLIAAQFGGVLVRRIGARVTLAAGAGSGVLGFGWLAVSHGGPGGVVAAGLLTGIAVSFGFATLPAFIVAGVPVHQSGIANGINSIARSLGSSLGSAVITALLSARLLTGLPPGTPAVPAEGQYTLSFALGAAAFALVALIALTGLRIEAVPHQKVVRPAAAGDRVA